One Strix uralensis isolate ZFMK-TIS-50842 chromosome 9, bStrUra1, whole genome shotgun sequence DNA segment encodes these proteins:
- the IWS1 gene encoding protein IWS1 homolog isoform X1 encodes MESEYYGGDQSDDGGATPVQDERDSGSDVEDEGNEQHSGSENGSVGHHSENEHSDGEDDGQMGEPHMTDSENEDIPRQKDSDSDNEEPPNHNVSDSDNEAAHGGKDSDSDTEDHPNRHLSDSENEDALNHRASDSENGEPHRDHSSDFENEDSHKQLASDSESEELHKQPASDSESEELHKQPASDSESEELRKQPASDSESEDVSRHKQEIESEDSDGEDRKEEVQNDSHHSDNEHVREGFQGSDSEEEAPKRRKISDSDEEEKEEEKTVKRKTAILSDSEDDNEKTPAKKVRILSDVEESDSDAASEKSDKRKKNIVSDSEEEEEERKENAGKKKEEKDLFGSDSESGNEQENLIADIFGESGDEEEEEFTGFNQEDLEEEKGDADMKETADESDSDDNIKRGKHMDFMSDFDMMLQRKKSMSGKRRRNRDGGTFISDADDVVSAMIVKMNEAAEEDRQLNTQKKPALKKLTLLPTVVMHLKKQDLKETFIDSGVMSAIKEWLSPLPDRSLPALKIREELLKILQELPSVSQETLKHSGIGRAVMYLYKHPKESRPNKDMAGKLINEWSRPIFGLTSNYKGMTREEREQRDLEQMPQRRRLSSSGGQTPRRDLEKVLTGEEKALRPGDPGFCARARVPMPSNKDYVVRPKWNVEMESSRFQGTSKKGVSRLDKQMRKFTDIRKKSRSAHAVKISIEGNKMPL; translated from the exons ATGGAGAGCGAGTACTACGGCGGGGACCAGTCAG ATGATGGTGGAGCTACTCCAGTGCAAGACGAAAGAGATTCAGGATCAGATGTTGAAGATGAAGGAAATGAGCAACATTCGGGATCTGAGAATGGAAGTGTAGGGCACCATTCAGAG aatgaACACAGTGATGGAGAAGATGATGGGCAAATGGGAGAGCCTCATATGACAGACTCTGAAAATGAAGATATCCCAAGGCAAAAAGACAGTGACTCAGATAATGAGGAGCCTCCAAATCACAATGTAAGTGATTCAGACAATGAAGCAGCTCATGGAGGGAAAGACAGTGATTCTGATACTGAGGACCATCCAAATCGGCATTTAAGTGACTCTGAAAATGAAGATGCCTTAAATCATCGAGCAAGTGACTCTGAAAATGGAGAACCTCACAGGGATCACAGTAGTGACTTTGAAAATGAGGACTCACACAAACAGCTGGCCAGCGACTCGGAGAGCGAGGAGCTCCACAAGCAGCCGGCCAGTGACTCAGAGAGCGAGGAGCTCCACAAGCAGCCGGCCAGTGACTCGGAGAGCGAGGAGCTCCGCAAACAGCCGGCCAGTGACTCGGAGAGTGAGGATGTTTCCAGGCACAAACAAGAAATAGAGTCTGAGGATAGTGATGGAGAGGACAGGAAGGAGGAAGTGCAGAATGATTCTCATCATTCAGATAATGAACATGTAAGGGAAGGATTTCAGGGCTCTGACAGTGAAGAGGAAGCACCTAAGAGACGAAAAATATCGGACAGtgatgaggaagagaaagaggaggagaagacagTGAAGAGAAAAACCGCCATCCTTTCTGACAGTGAGGATGACAATGAGAAAACAC CTGCAAAAAAAGTGCGAATTCTTTCTGATGTCGAAGAATCAGATAGTGATGCTGCTTCAGAGAAATCtgacaagaggaagaaaaacattgtatCAGATagtgaggaagaagaagaagaaagaaaagagaatgctgggaagaaaaaagaagagaaagatctgTTTGGCAGTGACAGTGAATCTGGAAATGAACAAGA GAACCTGATTGCAGATATATTTGGAGAATCTggtgatgaggaagaagaggaatttaCA GGTTTTAACCAGGAagatttggaagaagagaaaggtGATGCAGACATGAAGGAGACAGCAGATGAATCGGACTCTGATGACAACATCAAAAGAGGAAAGCA TATGgactttatgtcagattttgaCATGATGCTGCAACGAAAGAAGAGTATGAGTGGCAAGCGTAGACGAAACCGTGATGGTGGAACTTTTATTAGTGATGCAGATGATGTGGTCAGTGCTATGATTGTGAAGATGAATGAAGCTGCTGAG GAGGATCGACAGCTGAATACACAAAAGAAACCAGCACTAAAGAAATTAACTTTGCTACCAACTGTAGTTATGCATCTTAAAAA GCAGGACCTGAAAGAAACTTTCATTGATAGTGGTGTTATGTCTGCCATCAAAGAGTGGCTTTCTCCTCTTCCAGACCGAAGTCTGCCAGCACTAAAGATACGAGAGGAGCTTCTGAAGATCCTGCAAGAG CTACCCAGTGTGAGCCAAGAGACCCTGAAGCACAGTGGCATTGGACGAGCTGTGATGTACCTCTACAAACACCCCAAAGAGTCGAGACCTAACAAGGATATGGCAGGGAAGCTAATCA atgaatgGTCTCGACCCATCTTTGGTCTTACCTCAAACTACAAAGGCATGACAagagaagagagggagcagagagatttGGAACAGATGCCTCAGCGAAGGAGATTGAGCAG ctCTGGTGGTCAGACTCCTCGCAGGGACCTGGAGAAAGTGTTAACCGGAGAGGAAAA gGCTCTTAGGCCCGGAGACCCCGGGTTCTGTGCCCGTGCAAGGGTGCCCATGCCCTCCAACAAGGACTATGTGGTCAGGCCGAAGTGGAATGTGGAGATGGAGTCCTCCAGG ttccAGGGGACCTCTAAGAAAGGGGTGAGTCGACTGGACAAACAGATGCGGAAATTCAcagatatcaggaaaaaaagcagatcgGCCCATGCAGTGAAAATCAGCATTGAGGGCAATAAGATGCCATTGTGA
- the IWS1 gene encoding protein IWS1 homolog isoform X2, with the protein MESEYYGGDQSDDGGATPVQDERDSGSDVEDEGNEQHSGSENGSVGHHSENEHSDGEDDGQMGEPHMTDSENEDIPRQKDSDSDNEEPPNHNVSDSDNEAAHGGKDSDSDTEDHPNRHLSDSENEDALNHRASDSENGEPHRDHSSDFENEDSHKQLASDSESEELHKQPASDSESEELHKQPASDSESEELRKQPASDSESEDVSRHKQEIESEDSDGEDRKEEVQNDSHHSDNEHVREGFQGSDSEEEAPKRRKISDSDEEEKEEEKTVKRKTAILSDSEDDNEKTPAKKVRILSDVEESDSDAASEKSDKRKKNIVSDSEEEEEERKENAGKKKEEKDLFGSDSESGNEQENLIADIFGESGDEEEEEFTGFNQEDLEEEKGDADMKETADESDSDDNIKRGKHMDFMSDFDMMLQRKKSMSGKRRRNRDGGTFISDADDVVSAMIVKMNEAAEEDRQLNTQKKPALKKLTLLPTVVMHLKKQDLKETFIDSGVMSAIKEWLSPLPDRSLPALKIREELLKILQELPSVSQETLKHSGIGRAVMYLYKHPKESRPNKDMAGKLINEWSRPIFGLTSNYKGMTREEREQRDLEQMPQRRRLSSSGGQTPRRDLEKVLTGEEKALRPGDPGFCARARVPMPSNKDYVVRPKWNVEMESSRPGTIKRGISRLEKHKRRFAEQKRLSKVHRAIKFSIEGNRMPL; encoded by the exons ATGGAGAGCGAGTACTACGGCGGGGACCAGTCAG ATGATGGTGGAGCTACTCCAGTGCAAGACGAAAGAGATTCAGGATCAGATGTTGAAGATGAAGGAAATGAGCAACATTCGGGATCTGAGAATGGAAGTGTAGGGCACCATTCAGAG aatgaACACAGTGATGGAGAAGATGATGGGCAAATGGGAGAGCCTCATATGACAGACTCTGAAAATGAAGATATCCCAAGGCAAAAAGACAGTGACTCAGATAATGAGGAGCCTCCAAATCACAATGTAAGTGATTCAGACAATGAAGCAGCTCATGGAGGGAAAGACAGTGATTCTGATACTGAGGACCATCCAAATCGGCATTTAAGTGACTCTGAAAATGAAGATGCCTTAAATCATCGAGCAAGTGACTCTGAAAATGGAGAACCTCACAGGGATCACAGTAGTGACTTTGAAAATGAGGACTCACACAAACAGCTGGCCAGCGACTCGGAGAGCGAGGAGCTCCACAAGCAGCCGGCCAGTGACTCAGAGAGCGAGGAGCTCCACAAGCAGCCGGCCAGTGACTCGGAGAGCGAGGAGCTCCGCAAACAGCCGGCCAGTGACTCGGAGAGTGAGGATGTTTCCAGGCACAAACAAGAAATAGAGTCTGAGGATAGTGATGGAGAGGACAGGAAGGAGGAAGTGCAGAATGATTCTCATCATTCAGATAATGAACATGTAAGGGAAGGATTTCAGGGCTCTGACAGTGAAGAGGAAGCACCTAAGAGACGAAAAATATCGGACAGtgatgaggaagagaaagaggaggagaagacagTGAAGAGAAAAACCGCCATCCTTTCTGACAGTGAGGATGACAATGAGAAAACAC CTGCAAAAAAAGTGCGAATTCTTTCTGATGTCGAAGAATCAGATAGTGATGCTGCTTCAGAGAAATCtgacaagaggaagaaaaacattgtatCAGATagtgaggaagaagaagaagaaagaaaagagaatgctgggaagaaaaaagaagagaaagatctgTTTGGCAGTGACAGTGAATCTGGAAATGAACAAGA GAACCTGATTGCAGATATATTTGGAGAATCTggtgatgaggaagaagaggaatttaCA GGTTTTAACCAGGAagatttggaagaagagaaaggtGATGCAGACATGAAGGAGACAGCAGATGAATCGGACTCTGATGACAACATCAAAAGAGGAAAGCA TATGgactttatgtcagattttgaCATGATGCTGCAACGAAAGAAGAGTATGAGTGGCAAGCGTAGACGAAACCGTGATGGTGGAACTTTTATTAGTGATGCAGATGATGTGGTCAGTGCTATGATTGTGAAGATGAATGAAGCTGCTGAG GAGGATCGACAGCTGAATACACAAAAGAAACCAGCACTAAAGAAATTAACTTTGCTACCAACTGTAGTTATGCATCTTAAAAA GCAGGACCTGAAAGAAACTTTCATTGATAGTGGTGTTATGTCTGCCATCAAAGAGTGGCTTTCTCCTCTTCCAGACCGAAGTCTGCCAGCACTAAAGATACGAGAGGAGCTTCTGAAGATCCTGCAAGAG CTACCCAGTGTGAGCCAAGAGACCCTGAAGCACAGTGGCATTGGACGAGCTGTGATGTACCTCTACAAACACCCCAAAGAGTCGAGACCTAACAAGGATATGGCAGGGAAGCTAATCA atgaatgGTCTCGACCCATCTTTGGTCTTACCTCAAACTACAAAGGCATGACAagagaagagagggagcagagagatttGGAACAGATGCCTCAGCGAAGGAGATTGAGCAG ctCTGGTGGTCAGACTCCTCGCAGGGACCTGGAGAAAGTGTTAACCGGAGAGGAAAA gGCTCTTAGGCCCGGAGACCCCGGGTTCTGTGCCCGTGCAAGGGTGCCCATGCCCTCCAACAAGGACTATGTGGTCAGGCCGAAGTGGAATGTGGAGATGGAGTCCTCCAGG CCCGGGACTATTAAGAGAGGTATTAGTCGCTTGGAAAAACACAAGAGACGGTTTGCTGAACAGAAACGACTCAGCAAAGTGCATCGGGCCATCAAGTTCAGCATTGAAGGCAACAGGATGCCCCTGTAG
- the IWS1 gene encoding protein IWS1 homolog isoform X3, with translation MESEYYGGDQSDDGGATPVQDERDSGSDVEDEGNEQHSGSENGSVGHHSENEHSDGEDDGQMGEPHMTDSENEDIPRQKDSDSDNEEPPNHNVSDSDNEAAHGGKDSDSDTEDHPNRHLSDSENEDALNHRASDSENGEPHRDHSSDFENEDSHKQLASDSESEELHKQPASDSESEELHKQPASDSESEELRKQPASDSESEDVSRHKQEIESEDSDGEDRKEEVQNDSHHSDNEHVREGFQGSDSEEEAPKRRKISDSDEEEKEEEKTVKRKTAILSDSEDDNEKTPAKKVRILSDVEESDSDAASEKSDKRKKNIVSDSEEEEEERKENAGKKKEEKDLFGSDSESGNEQENLIADIFGESGDEEEEEFTGFNQEDLEEEKGDADMKETADESDSDDNIKRGKHMDFMSDFDMMLQRKKSMSGKRRRNRDGGTFISDADDVVSAMIVKMNEAAEEDRQLNTQKKPALKKLTLLPTVVMHLKKQDLKETFIDSGVMSAIKEWLSPLPDRSLPALKIREELLKILQELPSVSQETLKHSGIGRAVMYLYKHPKESRPNKDMAGKLINEWSRPIFGLTSNYKGMTREEREQRDLEQMPQRRRLSSSGGQTPRRDLEKVLTGEEKALRPGDPGFCARARVPMPSNKDYVVRPKWNVEMESSRGTSKKGVSRLDKQMRKFTDIRKKSRSAHAVKISIEGNKMPL, from the exons ATGGAGAGCGAGTACTACGGCGGGGACCAGTCAG ATGATGGTGGAGCTACTCCAGTGCAAGACGAAAGAGATTCAGGATCAGATGTTGAAGATGAAGGAAATGAGCAACATTCGGGATCTGAGAATGGAAGTGTAGGGCACCATTCAGAG aatgaACACAGTGATGGAGAAGATGATGGGCAAATGGGAGAGCCTCATATGACAGACTCTGAAAATGAAGATATCCCAAGGCAAAAAGACAGTGACTCAGATAATGAGGAGCCTCCAAATCACAATGTAAGTGATTCAGACAATGAAGCAGCTCATGGAGGGAAAGACAGTGATTCTGATACTGAGGACCATCCAAATCGGCATTTAAGTGACTCTGAAAATGAAGATGCCTTAAATCATCGAGCAAGTGACTCTGAAAATGGAGAACCTCACAGGGATCACAGTAGTGACTTTGAAAATGAGGACTCACACAAACAGCTGGCCAGCGACTCGGAGAGCGAGGAGCTCCACAAGCAGCCGGCCAGTGACTCAGAGAGCGAGGAGCTCCACAAGCAGCCGGCCAGTGACTCGGAGAGCGAGGAGCTCCGCAAACAGCCGGCCAGTGACTCGGAGAGTGAGGATGTTTCCAGGCACAAACAAGAAATAGAGTCTGAGGATAGTGATGGAGAGGACAGGAAGGAGGAAGTGCAGAATGATTCTCATCATTCAGATAATGAACATGTAAGGGAAGGATTTCAGGGCTCTGACAGTGAAGAGGAAGCACCTAAGAGACGAAAAATATCGGACAGtgatgaggaagagaaagaggaggagaagacagTGAAGAGAAAAACCGCCATCCTTTCTGACAGTGAGGATGACAATGAGAAAACAC CTGCAAAAAAAGTGCGAATTCTTTCTGATGTCGAAGAATCAGATAGTGATGCTGCTTCAGAGAAATCtgacaagaggaagaaaaacattgtatCAGATagtgaggaagaagaagaagaaagaaaagagaatgctgggaagaaaaaagaagagaaagatctgTTTGGCAGTGACAGTGAATCTGGAAATGAACAAGA GAACCTGATTGCAGATATATTTGGAGAATCTggtgatgaggaagaagaggaatttaCA GGTTTTAACCAGGAagatttggaagaagagaaaggtGATGCAGACATGAAGGAGACAGCAGATGAATCGGACTCTGATGACAACATCAAAAGAGGAAAGCA TATGgactttatgtcagattttgaCATGATGCTGCAACGAAAGAAGAGTATGAGTGGCAAGCGTAGACGAAACCGTGATGGTGGAACTTTTATTAGTGATGCAGATGATGTGGTCAGTGCTATGATTGTGAAGATGAATGAAGCTGCTGAG GAGGATCGACAGCTGAATACACAAAAGAAACCAGCACTAAAGAAATTAACTTTGCTACCAACTGTAGTTATGCATCTTAAAAA GCAGGACCTGAAAGAAACTTTCATTGATAGTGGTGTTATGTCTGCCATCAAAGAGTGGCTTTCTCCTCTTCCAGACCGAAGTCTGCCAGCACTAAAGATACGAGAGGAGCTTCTGAAGATCCTGCAAGAG CTACCCAGTGTGAGCCAAGAGACCCTGAAGCACAGTGGCATTGGACGAGCTGTGATGTACCTCTACAAACACCCCAAAGAGTCGAGACCTAACAAGGATATGGCAGGGAAGCTAATCA atgaatgGTCTCGACCCATCTTTGGTCTTACCTCAAACTACAAAGGCATGACAagagaagagagggagcagagagatttGGAACAGATGCCTCAGCGAAGGAGATTGAGCAG ctCTGGTGGTCAGACTCCTCGCAGGGACCTGGAGAAAGTGTTAACCGGAGAGGAAAA gGCTCTTAGGCCCGGAGACCCCGGGTTCTGTGCCCGTGCAAGGGTGCCCATGCCCTCCAACAAGGACTATGTGGTCAGGCCGAAGTGGAATGTGGAGATGGAGTCCTCCAGG GGGACCTCTAAGAAAGGGGTGAGTCGACTGGACAAACAGATGCGGAAATTCAcagatatcaggaaaaaaagcagatcgGCCCATGCAGTGAAAATCAGCATTGAGGGCAATAAGATGCCATTGTGA
- the IWS1 gene encoding protein IWS1 homolog isoform X4, with protein sequence MGEPHMTDSENEDIPRQKDSDSDNEEPPNHNVSDSDNEAAHGGKDSDSDTEDHPNRHLSDSENEDALNHRASDSENGEPHRDHSSDFENEDSHKQLASDSESEELHKQPASDSESEELHKQPASDSESEELRKQPASDSESEDVSRHKQEIESEDSDGEDRKEEVQNDSHHSDNEHVREGFQGSDSEEEAPKRRKISDSDEEEKEEEKTVKRKTAILSDSEDDNEKTPAKKVRILSDVEESDSDAASEKSDKRKKNIVSDSEEEEEERKENAGKKKEEKDLFGSDSESGNEQENLIADIFGESGDEEEEEFTGFNQEDLEEEKGDADMKETADESDSDDNIKRGKHMDFMSDFDMMLQRKKSMSGKRRRNRDGGTFISDADDVVSAMIVKMNEAAEEDRQLNTQKKPALKKLTLLPTVVMHLKKQDLKETFIDSGVMSAIKEWLSPLPDRSLPALKIREELLKILQELPSVSQETLKHSGIGRAVMYLYKHPKESRPNKDMAGKLINEWSRPIFGLTSNYKGMTREEREQRDLEQMPQRRRLSSSGGQTPRRDLEKVLTGEEKALRPGDPGFCARARVPMPSNKDYVVRPKWNVEMESSRFQGTSKKGVSRLDKQMRKFTDIRKKSRSAHAVKISIEGNKMPL encoded by the exons ATGGGAGAGCCTCATATGACAGACTCTGAAAATGAAGATATCCCAAGGCAAAAAGACAGTGACTCAGATAATGAGGAGCCTCCAAATCACAATGTAAGTGATTCAGACAATGAAGCAGCTCATGGAGGGAAAGACAGTGATTCTGATACTGAGGACCATCCAAATCGGCATTTAAGTGACTCTGAAAATGAAGATGCCTTAAATCATCGAGCAAGTGACTCTGAAAATGGAGAACCTCACAGGGATCACAGTAGTGACTTTGAAAATGAGGACTCACACAAACAGCTGGCCAGCGACTCGGAGAGCGAGGAGCTCCACAAGCAGCCGGCCAGTGACTCAGAGAGCGAGGAGCTCCACAAGCAGCCGGCCAGTGACTCGGAGAGCGAGGAGCTCCGCAAACAGCCGGCCAGTGACTCGGAGAGTGAGGATGTTTCCAGGCACAAACAAGAAATAGAGTCTGAGGATAGTGATGGAGAGGACAGGAAGGAGGAAGTGCAGAATGATTCTCATCATTCAGATAATGAACATGTAAGGGAAGGATTTCAGGGCTCTGACAGTGAAGAGGAAGCACCTAAGAGACGAAAAATATCGGACAGtgatgaggaagagaaagaggaggagaagacagTGAAGAGAAAAACCGCCATCCTTTCTGACAGTGAGGATGACAATGAGAAAACAC CTGCAAAAAAAGTGCGAATTCTTTCTGATGTCGAAGAATCAGATAGTGATGCTGCTTCAGAGAAATCtgacaagaggaagaaaaacattgtatCAGATagtgaggaagaagaagaagaaagaaaagagaatgctgggaagaaaaaagaagagaaagatctgTTTGGCAGTGACAGTGAATCTGGAAATGAACAAGA GAACCTGATTGCAGATATATTTGGAGAATCTggtgatgaggaagaagaggaatttaCA GGTTTTAACCAGGAagatttggaagaagagaaaggtGATGCAGACATGAAGGAGACAGCAGATGAATCGGACTCTGATGACAACATCAAAAGAGGAAAGCA TATGgactttatgtcagattttgaCATGATGCTGCAACGAAAGAAGAGTATGAGTGGCAAGCGTAGACGAAACCGTGATGGTGGAACTTTTATTAGTGATGCAGATGATGTGGTCAGTGCTATGATTGTGAAGATGAATGAAGCTGCTGAG GAGGATCGACAGCTGAATACACAAAAGAAACCAGCACTAAAGAAATTAACTTTGCTACCAACTGTAGTTATGCATCTTAAAAA GCAGGACCTGAAAGAAACTTTCATTGATAGTGGTGTTATGTCTGCCATCAAAGAGTGGCTTTCTCCTCTTCCAGACCGAAGTCTGCCAGCACTAAAGATACGAGAGGAGCTTCTGAAGATCCTGCAAGAG CTACCCAGTGTGAGCCAAGAGACCCTGAAGCACAGTGGCATTGGACGAGCTGTGATGTACCTCTACAAACACCCCAAAGAGTCGAGACCTAACAAGGATATGGCAGGGAAGCTAATCA atgaatgGTCTCGACCCATCTTTGGTCTTACCTCAAACTACAAAGGCATGACAagagaagagagggagcagagagatttGGAACAGATGCCTCAGCGAAGGAGATTGAGCAG ctCTGGTGGTCAGACTCCTCGCAGGGACCTGGAGAAAGTGTTAACCGGAGAGGAAAA gGCTCTTAGGCCCGGAGACCCCGGGTTCTGTGCCCGTGCAAGGGTGCCCATGCCCTCCAACAAGGACTATGTGGTCAGGCCGAAGTGGAATGTGGAGATGGAGTCCTCCAGG ttccAGGGGACCTCTAAGAAAGGGGTGAGTCGACTGGACAAACAGATGCGGAAATTCAcagatatcaggaaaaaaagcagatcgGCCCATGCAGTGAAAATCAGCATTGAGGGCAATAAGATGCCATTGTGA